The proteins below come from a single Fastidiosipila sanguinis genomic window:
- the glf gene encoding UDP-galactopyranose mutase, which translates to MNNKRYDYLIVGAGLWGATFAYLAKKRSLNVLVVEQKSQVAGHIYTENVEGIEVHKYGPHIFHTDNQRVWDFVTALVEMNNFVNTPLANYRGEIYNLPFNMNTFEQMWGVKDPALAKKIIVEQRAEIHGEPRNLAEQAISLVGRDIYEKLIKEYTEKQWGRSCEELPAFIIKRLPVRFVYNNNYYESKYQGIPKKGYTHLVETLLEGVDLKLNCNFLEEREYLSTLADKIVYTGPIDAYYDYKFGALEYRSLEFKQELLEIDDFQANAVVNYTSHDQEYTRITEHKHFNPEKMVKGKTIISYEYPKEWKIGDEAYYPVNDDKNQALLKRYQELAQIEEDVIFAGRLGNYKYYDMDDTIASVFEVTDKLFGVN; encoded by the coding sequence ATGAATAATAAAAGATATGATTATTTAATAGTGGGTGCTGGGTTATGGGGAGCGACTTTTGCTTACCTAGCTAAGAAGAGATCTTTAAATGTTCTTGTAGTGGAGCAAAAATCTCAAGTTGCAGGACATATTTATACTGAGAATGTTGAAGGCATTGAGGTGCATAAGTATGGTCCACATATATTTCATACTGATAACCAGAGAGTTTGGGATTTCGTTACTGCTTTAGTAGAGATGAATAACTTTGTAAATACTCCTTTAGCAAATTATAGAGGTGAAATATATAACTTACCTTTTAACATGAATACCTTTGAACAAATGTGGGGAGTGAAGGATCCTGCTTTAGCCAAGAAAATAATCGTTGAGCAGAGAGCAGAGATACATGGGGAGCCTAGAAATTTAGCAGAACAAGCTATTAGTTTGGTTGGAAGAGATATTTACGAAAAGCTAATAAAAGAATATACAGAGAAGCAGTGGGGTAGAAGTTGCGAGGAACTGCCAGCTTTTATAATTAAAAGATTACCTGTGCGATTCGTTTATAACAACAATTACTATGAGTCTAAATACCAGGGTATTCCTAAGAAAGGTTACACACACTTGGTTGAAACTCTACTAGAAGGAGTTGATCTTAAATTAAATTGTAATTTTTTAGAAGAGAGAGAATATCTTTCCACATTGGCAGATAAAATAGTTTATACAGGTCCAATTGATGCCTATTATGATTATAAATTTGGAGCACTAGAGTATAGAAGTTTAGAATTTAAGCAAGAGTTACTTGAGATCGATGATTTTCAAGCTAATGCGGTTGTAAATTATACGTCTCATGATCAGGAATACACCAGGATTACTGAGCATAAACACTTTAATCCTGAAAAAATGGTTAAGGGTAAAACAATTATTTCTTATGAATATCCAAAAGAGTGGAAAATAGGCGATGAGGCATATTACCCAGTAAATGATGATAAGAATCAAGCTTTACTCAAACGATATCAGGAATTAGCCCAAATAGAAGAGGATGTTATTTTTGCAGGACGTTTGGGTAATTACAAGTATTATGATATGGACGATACAATTGCTTCAGTTTTTGAAGTGACAGATAAATTATTTGGGGTAAATTAG
- the trxA gene encoding thioredoxin, whose translation MRQVNMTEFDELVQGDKPVLVDFFATWCGPCKIMAPILEQVEQTEIGQNFHFVKVDVDQSPDLSNRYDIMAVPTLAIFKGGEILYKQAGVHQPQQLVKVLQDNLA comes from the coding sequence ATGAGACAAGTAAATATGACAGAATTTGATGAATTAGTACAAGGTGACAAACCAGTATTAGTAGACTTTTTCGCAACATGGTGTGGACCATGTAAGATTATGGCTCCAATTTTAGAGCAAGTAGAGCAAACAGAAATTGGTCAAAACTTCCACTTCGTAAAAGTTGATGTTGACCAAAGCCCAGACCTAAGCAACAGATATGACATCATGGCAGTTCCTACTCTAGCTATTTTCAAAGGTGGAGAAATTCTATATAAACAAGCTGGTGTTCATCAACCACAACAATTAGTTAAAGTTCTACAAGATAATTTAGCTTAA
- the murD gene encoding UDP-N-acetylmuramoyl-L-alanine--D-glutamate ligase produces the protein MYKNIFDHLNAKKILILGFGSEGKSSYRFIKDNIEEINPVELAVADLNEISENLDFEGYKVKRISGTNYLDAMGDFDLILKSPGIHFNIFNKKIVDDHWELEEFPGVEITCQMDLFLRYSKAQIIGVSGSKGKSTTTSLVYQVLKNAFPDTHLLGNIGVPVLDHFSELKEDSYCAVEMGVHQLEFCLRSPHVAILTNIHEEHLDHYKDYADYKYSKFNLIRWQSSDDFLIVPEDETELLEAIQDIYKSKLIFVKDLLKKNSSEVAEKLSSDLIKRYSLEENKKFIFVNLKKDEKEEYKLLDNHHILGRHNEINTLLALAASEIFTGELEKGIVSVKEFNGLEHRLEYVGEVKGIKFFNDSIATIPEACKLAIEALQPLGKVSTLLMGGLDRNIDYTELVEFLFEKKINNIICFPDTGKDIVAIAEKLNVDMDFKVNAVLVNTMKEAVDLAFELTKAGEICLLSPAAASYNQYKNFAERGKAFKDEIKSHE, from the coding sequence ATGTATAAAAATATTTTTGATCATCTAAACGCAAAGAAAATTCTAATTTTGGGATTTGGTAGTGAAGGAAAATCAAGTTACAGATTTATTAAGGATAATATCGAGGAAATTAATCCAGTAGAATTAGCAGTAGCTGATCTCAATGAGATTTCAGAGAATCTTGATTTTGAAGGATACAAAGTTAAGAGAATCTCAGGCACTAATTATCTAGATGCAATGGGTGACTTCGATTTAATCTTGAAGAGCCCAGGGATACACTTCAATATCTTTAATAAAAAAATAGTTGATGACCACTGGGAATTAGAAGAGTTTCCAGGAGTAGAAATTACTTGCCAAATGGATCTTTTCTTAAGGTACTCAAAAGCTCAAATAATAGGTGTTTCTGGAAGTAAAGGTAAATCAACTACTACAAGTTTGGTTTATCAAGTCCTGAAAAATGCTTTTCCTGATACCCACCTTTTGGGAAATATCGGCGTACCTGTCTTGGATCATTTCTCAGAACTTAAAGAAGATTCATATTGTGCTGTAGAGATGGGTGTGCATCAATTGGAATTTTGCCTGAGGTCTCCACATGTTGCGATTCTAACTAATATTCATGAAGAACATTTAGACCATTACAAAGATTATGCTGATTACAAATACTCTAAATTCAACCTAATTCGTTGGCAAAGTTCAGATGATTTTCTAATTGTTCCAGAAGATGAGACAGAGCTTCTAGAAGCGATTCAAGATATCTACAAGTCTAAATTGATTTTTGTTAAAGATTTGCTGAAGAAAAACTCAAGCGAAGTTGCTGAAAAGCTAAGTTCAGATCTTATAAAAAGATACTCATTAGAAGAGAATAAGAAATTTATTTTTGTTAACTTGAAAAAAGATGAAAAAGAAGAATATAAACTTCTAGACAATCACCATATTCTTGGTAGACATAATGAAATCAATACACTCTTAGCTTTAGCAGCGAGTGAGATATTTACTGGAGAATTAGAGAAAGGCATAGTTAGTGTAAAAGAATTTAATGGTCTAGAACATAGATTAGAGTATGTTGGAGAGGTTAAAGGAATTAAATTCTTTAATGATTCAATCGCAACAATACCAGAAGCATGTAAGTTAGCTATTGAAGCACTTCAACCTCTAGGAAAAGTTTCTACTTTATTAATGGGTGGTCTAGATAGGAATATTGATTACACAGAATTAGTGGAATTTTTGTTTGAAAAGAAAATTAATAACATTATTTGTTTTCCAGATACTGGAAAAGACATCGTTGCTATAGCAGAAAAATTAAATGTAGACATGGACTTTAAAGTTAATGCGGTTCTTGTAAACACTATGAAAGAGGCCGTAGATCTGGCCTTCGAGCTCACAAAAGCAGGAGAGATCTGTCTATTATCTCCAGCTGCTGCTAGCTACAATCAATATAAGAATTTTGCCGAGAGAGGCAAGGCTTTTAAAGACGAGATTAAATCTCATGAGTAA
- a CDS encoding IS30 family transposase, producing MSQLHYIRKREAGQHLTIEDRKHLEYLYNENLKRPKKDKLNQKELAKILGWSEATLSRELKRGKVKQKNSMLEEYTAYSSVVAQKTVEKTWSNKGPSLKISNDHILAKIIENMLIGKEMNRINNLKFSPAAITMYFDRVGWPTDKRLCTRTIYNYVEKEVFLEVTMKDLPRKGNKPRQRKRYIEKRLSPPDKKRINHRPKAIEERTETGHWEMDCIESSKGDRTCLLTLVDRCTRECIILKINTQRQESVVKKLNSIERKLGARAFREKFKSITVDNGAEFQDWKSMEKSIHSEKYRTSVYYAHAYSSWERGSNENLNGFIRYFIPKGTKLKDIPQREINKLEEFINSYPRKVLEGNSANSKYLAIA from the coding sequence ATGAGCCAATTACATTATATCAGGAAAAGAGAAGCAGGTCAGCATTTAACAATAGAAGATAGAAAGCATCTAGAGTATTTATATAATGAGAATTTGAAGCGACCTAAAAAAGATAAATTAAATCAAAAAGAGTTAGCAAAGATATTAGGCTGGAGTGAAGCAACTCTATCTAGAGAACTAAAACGCGGTAAAGTCAAACAAAAGAATTCTATGCTAGAAGAATACACAGCATATTCCTCTGTAGTAGCTCAGAAAACAGTAGAAAAAACTTGGAGTAATAAAGGACCATCTTTAAAGATTAGTAACGACCATATATTAGCCAAAATAATAGAAAACATGCTAATAGGAAAAGAGATGAATAGAATAAATAATCTTAAATTCTCTCCAGCAGCAATAACAATGTATTTTGACAGAGTTGGCTGGCCTACAGATAAAAGACTTTGTACTAGAACTATTTACAACTATGTAGAAAAAGAAGTCTTCCTAGAAGTAACAATGAAAGACCTTCCACGTAAAGGAAATAAACCTAGACAAAGAAAACGCTATATAGAAAAGCGCTTATCTCCACCAGATAAGAAGAGAATAAACCATAGACCAAAAGCTATAGAAGAGCGTACAGAGACGGGGCACTGGGAGATGGATTGTATAGAGTCTAGTAAGGGAGATAGGACTTGTTTATTGACACTTGTAGATCGATGTACAAGAGAATGCATTATTTTAAAGATAAATACGCAAAGACAAGAATCTGTAGTAAAGAAGCTTAATTCTATAGAAAGAAAACTAGGAGCAAGAGCATTTAGAGAAAAGTTTAAGAGTATAACGGTAGATAATGGAGCAGAGTTTCAAGACTGGAAAAGCATGGAAAAATCTATACATAGTGAGAAATATAGAACTAGTGTTTATTATGCGCATGCATACTCATCTTGGGAGCGAGGAAGCAATGAAAATCTAAATGGATTTATCCGATATTTTATTCCTAAAGGTACAAAACTAAAAGATATACCACAGAGAGAAATAAATAAATTAGAGGAATTTATTAATAGTTACCCAAGGAAAGTATTAGAAGGAAACAGTGCAAATAGTAAATATTTAGCCATAGCGTAA
- a CDS encoding M48 family metallopeptidase produces the protein MFFYELENEAQDLIKIHVNFDKRRKRTLKLTWIDLNTLEIRAPYRMSKKAIKAFLNGNHKKILNSLNKEKNIIRLFKYTDTEYNNAKKILRADATEFYNELSKIYNGKLPERIQTRAQKTRWGSCSSNNTISLNVYLLQLPNELKEYVYLHELIHLEEMNHGVRFWEKLDKLCPGAKNKQKLLQKYRIPEK, from the coding sequence ATGTTCTTTTATGAATTAGAAAATGAAGCTCAAGATCTAATTAAAATCCATGTCAACTTTGATAAACGCAGAAAGAGAACACTTAAGCTTACATGGATTGATTTGAATACCCTGGAGATAAGAGCACCTTATAGAATGAGTAAAAAGGCGATTAAAGCTTTCCTTAACGGTAATCATAAGAAAATCTTGAACAGCTTAAATAAAGAAAAGAATATAATTAGACTATTTAAATACACTGACACTGAATATAATAATGCTAAAAAGATATTGAGAGCTGATGCGACTGAGTTTTATAATGAGCTATCAAAAATTTATAATGGTAAATTGCCAGAGCGAATTCAGACCAGGGCACAGAAGACTCGTTGGGGATCTTGCTCATCGAATAATACTATTTCTTTGAACGTATATTTGTTGCAGCTACCAAATGAATTAAAAGAGTACGTATATTTACATGAGTTGATTCACCTTGAGGAAATGAATCATGGTGTGAGGTTTTGGGAGAAATTAGATAAGCTTTGCCCTGGAGCAAAAAATAAACAAAAATTACTGCAGAAATATAGAATCCCAGAAAAATAA
- the infC gene encoding translation initiation factor IF-3, producing MTNEDIDVDQLRLIDENGENHGVVSREDALDRAFAAGLDLVLINPNPDNAVAKIMDFGKFQYEQSKKAKAAKKAQKTIDVKEVGLKVVTEKHDFDTKVRHAHRFLKDGNRVKVNIRFRGREMSHKEQGYEMMNKFAEACQELGVIDNEPKMEGRNMTMFLMPRTDDKKKARNNSDNSENVDDSELEASEE from the coding sequence TTGACGAACGAAGATATTGATGTGGATCAACTCAGATTAATTGATGAAAATGGTGAAAACCATGGAGTTGTTTCCAGAGAAGATGCTTTGGATAGAGCTTTTGCAGCAGGCTTAGATTTAGTTTTAATTAACCCAAATCCAGATAATGCTGTAGCGAAAATTATGGACTTTGGTAAGTTTCAATACGAACAATCTAAGAAGGCTAAAGCAGCGAAAAAAGCTCAAAAAACTATCGATGTTAAAGAGGTTGGACTTAAGGTTGTTACTGAGAAGCACGACTTTGACACAAAAGTGAGACATGCACATAGATTTCTAAAAGATGGAAATAGAGTCAAAGTAAATATCAGATTTAGAGGCCGTGAGATGAGCCACAAAGAGCAAGGTTATGAAATGATGAATAAGTTTGCTGAGGCTTGTCAAGAATTAGGTGTTATAGACAACGAACCTAAGATGGAAGGAAGAAACATGACAATGTTCCTTATGCCTAGAACTGATGACAAGAAAAAAGCAAGAAATAACTCAGATAATTCAGAGAATGTAGATGACTCAGAGTTAGAAGCCTCAGAAGAATAA
- the rpmI gene encoding 50S ribosomal protein L35, with amino-acid sequence MPKQKTHSASSKRFKVTGSGKFVRSRGHKQHKATPKSSKQKRNLRGTTIAHSGDERRIAEAIPYAKKNR; translated from the coding sequence ATGCCTAAACAAAAGACACATTCAGCTTCCAGTAAACGTTTTAAAGTAACTGGATCAGGAAAATTTGTACGCTCACGCGGACACAAACAACACAAAGCTACACCTAAGTCAAGCAAACAAAAACGTAACCTAAGAGGTACAACAATTGCACACAGCGGTGACGAGAGAAGAATTGCAGAAGCAATTCCATATGCTAAGAAGAATAGATAA
- the rplT gene encoding 50S ribosomal protein L20 has translation MARVKRGVTSHARHKKVIKMAKGYYGRKSINYKVANQAVMKSLSYAYRDRKVKKREFRKLWITRINAACHQNDISYSRFINGLKKAGIELDRKVLADIALNDPKNFSAIVEQAKSAL, from the coding sequence ATGGCTAGAGTAAAAAGAGGTGTAACCTCACACGCAAGACACAAAAAAGTTATAAAAATGGCTAAAGGCTATTATGGTCGTAAGAGTATTAACTACAAAGTCGCTAACCAAGCAGTAATGAAATCTTTGTCATACGCTTACCGTGACCGTAAAGTTAAAAAACGTGAATTTAGAAAATTATGGATCACAAGAATTAATGCAGCTTGTCATCAAAACGACATCAGCTACAGCCGTTTCATCAATGGTTTGAAAAAAGCTGGTATTGAATTAGATCGTAAAGTTTTAGCAGATATCGCATTGAACGATCCTAAGAACTTTAGTGCAATTGTAGAGCAAGCTAAATCAGCTCTATAA
- a CDS encoding TrmH family RNA methyltransferase — MKEISSKQNQLIKDINKARLNKGIWAGAFIVEGFRLCEEAINSGLMIEAIFLAKHVLLDKNKYSLGKYLEADTEIYILDNELFDYISKTKNSQGILMIAEGRDTANISELSNLLSKNESLSILVMENLQDPGNLGTMLRTAYAFGYDAAITVGNSARVNQEKVLRSAMGAAFHLPIFEIKETNKLIELLKANKIDILAMTLEGVALSEYKRDKKISLWIGNEGNGLTDNLISLADSKITIPMPGGAESLNAAIAAAIALYELK, encoded by the coding sequence GTGAAAGAAATTTCTAGTAAACAAAATCAGCTTATAAAAGATATAAATAAAGCTCGCTTGAACAAAGGAATTTGGGCAGGTGCATTTATTGTGGAAGGTTTTAGGCTTTGTGAAGAAGCCATTAACTCTGGTTTAATGATAGAAGCAATTTTTCTAGCAAAGCATGTTTTACTAGATAAAAATAAATATAGTTTAGGAAAATATCTTGAAGCTGATACGGAAATATATATTTTGGACAATGAATTGTTTGATTATATTTCTAAGACCAAAAATTCTCAAGGGATTCTAATGATAGCTGAGGGTAGAGATACGGCTAATATAAGTGAGTTAAGTAACCTACTATCAAAGAATGAGAGTTTGTCAATATTGGTAATGGAGAATCTTCAAGATCCAGGTAATCTTGGGACTATGCTTCGTACGGCATATGCATTTGGCTATGATGCAGCAATAACTGTAGGAAATAGTGCTAGAGTTAATCAGGAGAAAGTTTTGCGAAGTGCTATGGGTGCAGCATTTCATTTACCTATATTTGAAATTAAAGAAACTAATAAACTGATTGAATTATTAAAAGCAAACAAAATAGATATACTAGCGATGACACTCGAAGGGGTAGCTCTAAGCGAATACAAAAGAGATAAGAAAATCAGTCTATGGATAGGTAATGAAGGTAATGGATTAACAGACAATTTGATTAGCCTAGCAGATAGTAAAATTACTATACCCATGCCCGGGGGAGCAGAATCATTGAATGCGGCCATTGCTGCGGCAATTGCTTTATACGAATTAAAGTAA
- a CDS encoding potassium channel family protein has protein sequence MEVLLIGAGKVGANLAEELIDAGEDVIIIEQNPEILQNLDHLDCTKIEGMPIDIDVLESAGIRSVDAVACVSDNENMNVMAGQLIKNIYDKEKVIVKIENPANESMYQAMGLQTVCTTSMIIGAVLQNLDYVISSDITSVLGHPIKYDLRQLTEAWEGVTVNTLEHELGVHLLAVVKGNKIALVGRDYTLSANESVIVVSLPEVEKAD, from the coding sequence ATGGAAGTTTTATTGATTGGCGCTGGTAAGGTTGGAGCTAATTTAGCTGAAGAACTAATAGATGCCGGTGAAGACGTAATAATAATTGAACAGAATCCAGAAATTTTGCAGAATTTAGATCATCTAGATTGTACAAAAATAGAGGGTATGCCAATAGATATTGACGTGCTCGAAAGCGCTGGTATAAGAAGTGTAGATGCAGTTGCTTGTGTTTCCGATAATGAAAATATGAATGTAATGGCAGGTCAGTTAATTAAGAACATTTATGACAAAGAGAAAGTCATAGTTAAAATTGAAAATCCTGCTAATGAGAGTATGTACCAAGCTATGGGGTTGCAGACTGTTTGTACAACTTCCATGATAATTGGGGCCGTTCTCCAGAATTTAGATTATGTTATTTCATCAGATATAACCAGTGTGCTTGGTCACCCCATTAAATATGATTTAAGACAGCTTACAGAAGCGTGGGAAGGTGTTACAGTCAATACCCTAGAGCACGAACTGGGTGTGCATTTACTAGCAGTGGTAAAAGGTAATAAGATTGCTCTAGTAGGTAGAGACTATACTTTATCTGCAAACGAGAGTGTAATAGTTGTAAGTTTACCTGAAGTCGAAAAAGCTGATTAG
- a CDS encoding potassium channel family protein — MKKVIIVGGDKVAYHLIRILESEHKYEITVVETRLDTSQRIANTYGIKVINGDGTNVDVLERAGAADADVFIALTGKDENNLIACQIAKLKFKVDYTIAKVNNPKNSYILKVLGVDQIFSATDMIAQMIDQEVAYSEMSLVYNFEKNTKAIIKVPLNSASDAAGKSLAEYDFVGDTRVVLVTREDGEALIPTGDLVMQNGDTLIMVCDQKNFEEIWLNFVRPDLLKKSDEE; from the coding sequence ATGAAAAAAGTAATTATTGTAGGTGGAGATAAAGTTGCTTATCATCTTATAAGAATTTTGGAATCTGAACATAAATATGAAATTACAGTAGTTGAAACACGACTAGATACTTCCCAACGTATAGCTAATACTTATGGTATTAAAGTAATTAATGGCGATGGTACAAATGTCGATGTGCTCGAGCGTGCAGGTGCTGCAGATGCTGATGTTTTCATTGCTTTGACCGGAAAAGATGAGAATAACTTAATAGCCTGCCAAATAGCAAAATTAAAATTTAAAGTTGATTATACAATAGCAAAAGTAAATAATCCTAAGAACTCATATATTCTAAAAGTATTGGGAGTAGATCAAATTTTCTCTGCAACAGATATGATTGCTCAGATGATTGACCAAGAAGTTGCTTATAGCGAGATGAGCCTGGTTTATAACTTTGAGAAAAATACTAAAGCTATTATTAAGGTTCCTCTTAACTCCGCCAGTGATGCTGCTGGTAAAAGCTTAGCAGAGTATGATTTCGTTGGTGATACTCGTGTTGTTCTTGTTACCAGAGAAGATGGTGAAGCTCTTATTCCTACAGGTGATTTGGTTATGCAAAACGGTGATACATTAATAATGGTTTGTGACCAAAAGAATTTTGAAGAAATATGGTTAAATTTTGTCAGACCTGACTTACTCAAAAAAAGTGATGAAGAGTAA
- a CDS encoding TrkH family potassium uptake protein yields MAKDWHLLSDREKIEIIQNIRKNSEKGITKDFKSKNKDNEKISRVAIPLDRPKAGEKILKGKDKSSEKKENLVLQKAKKKKVKKNSSKAENNDTKYVEETHDITYVSKEQLDEPGLRESVMKLFKSPVKTIVISFAFLIIIGAILLSFPFASASGQWTSFFKSLFTSTSAVCVTGLVLVDTGTYWSAFGHVIIISLIQLGGIGLLTIVAAFFRLTKQKVSMNTIRSLQETFGSESLEQVFDLLRFVLRFTFSCELIGGLIISLAYLKYMPVADAFYRGMFQGISAFCNAGFDVMGSQYGEFASLTGINNDPIVLLTTALLLTMGGLGFIVWVDIFDAVKEKRKLKLHSKLVLSVTLGILVIGTILIAAFEWNNMSELAMGTLPDYQKPLAAFFQVATLRTAGFNSINQSTLYQVSMFIGIIIMFIGASPVSTGGGLKTTTFATILADVKANIQGKKNIVIQKRSLNNKLVSKAMVLFVLFVSVAVIAVGLILGIERSKVQAGQFTSLDIMYEVISALCTVGVTSIQTNKLDSISHLVLIICMFIGRVGPFSIALLVSFKKQEGDDEEIFAEGVSYVG; encoded by the coding sequence ATGGCTAAAGACTGGCATTTGTTAAGTGACAGAGAAAAAATTGAGATAATACAAAATATAAGAAAAAACTCTGAAAAAGGAATTACTAAAGATTTTAAGTCCAAAAACAAAGATAATGAAAAAATTTCTCGTGTGGCAATTCCTTTAGATAGACCCAAAGCTGGCGAAAAAATTCTTAAAGGAAAAGATAAATCTTCCGAAAAAAAAGAGAATTTAGTTTTGCAAAAAGCAAAAAAGAAAAAAGTAAAGAAAAATAGTTCGAAAGCAGAAAATAATGATACAAAGTATGTTGAAGAAACACATGACATAACATACGTATCAAAAGAACAGCTAGATGAACCTGGTTTGCGTGAATCAGTCATGAAACTCTTCAAAAGTCCTGTGAAAACTATTGTAATTTCATTTGCGTTCTTGATTATTATAGGTGCTATATTATTAAGCTTCCCATTCGCTTCTGCAAGTGGACAATGGACAAGCTTTTTCAAGAGCTTGTTTACATCAACCTCAGCTGTATGTGTTACAGGTCTAGTTCTTGTTGATACAGGTACATATTGGAGTGCTTTTGGACATGTCATAATAATTTCCCTAATTCAACTAGGTGGTATTGGTCTTTTGACTATAGTTGCTGCATTCTTTAGATTGACTAAGCAAAAAGTATCGATGAATACAATTAGAAGCTTGCAAGAAACTTTCGGAAGTGAAAGTTTAGAGCAGGTATTTGATCTTTTGAGATTTGTTTTACGCTTCACTTTTAGTTGCGAGTTAATCGGTGGATTGATAATTTCATTAGCATACCTAAAATATATGCCTGTTGCTGATGCCTTCTATAGAGGCATGTTTCAAGGTATATCAGCCTTTTGTAATGCTGGATTTGATGTAATGGGATCTCAATATGGTGAATTCGCAAGTTTAACTGGAATAAATAATGATCCTATAGTATTGCTAACTACAGCACTTTTATTAACCATGGGTGGTCTAGGATTTATTGTTTGGGTAGATATTTTTGATGCAGTCAAAGAAAAACGTAAATTAAAATTACACAGTAAATTAGTGCTATCAGTTACTTTAGGGATTCTAGTAATAGGAACAATTCTTATAGCTGCATTTGAATGGAATAACATGTCAGAGCTAGCGATGGGAACTTTGCCAGATTATCAAAAACCTTTAGCAGCTTTCTTCCAAGTAGCCACACTCAGAACCGCTGGTTTTAATTCAATTAATCAAAGCACTTTATATCAAGTCAGTATGTTTATTGGAATAATCATCATGTTTATTGGTGCTAGTCCTGTTTCTACAGGTGGTGGTTTGAAAACTACTACTTTTGCGACAATTTTGGCCGATGTTAAAGCTAATATACAAGGAAAGAAAAATATTGTAATTCAGAAACGAAGCTTAAATAATAAATTAGTATCTAAAGCAATGGTATTATTTGTTTTGTTTGTATCTGTTGCGGTAATAGCTGTTGGATTAATTCTGGGAATAGAAAGATCCAAAGTCCAGGCAGGACAATTTACTAGCTTGGACATTATGTATGAAGTAATTTCTGCTCTGTGTACTGTAGGTGTAACCTCAATTCAAACCAATAAATTAGATTCTATTAGTCATTTAGTTCTGATAATCTGTATGTTTATTGGTAGAGTTGGACCTTTCTCTATTGCCTTGCTAGTTTCATTTAAGAAGCAAGAGGGAGATGATGAAGAAATATTTGCAGAAGGTGTAAGTTACGTTGGCTAG
- a CDS encoding diacylglycerol/lipid kinase family protein: MHKNNSNLKIRFIISSKSGKDDQADDLERAINKAFAEAGCESPNIVITQHEAHITEAASEWAERFGSEGLVYICGGDGALNECASALYQTECSMGLIPTGTGNDFAKTLYNTRYESEILDKVIKASTKPHLRKIDLIEINNEEICVNALSLGFDTIILEGAYGVLNKWPKLGKVAYLISVFKNLFARKNFNYKYSFFNNDGKEYSGKIKASVAVMANGQFYGSGFRPTPNAKLDDGLANLLFGENIKASDVIKLASKYKKGTHLSHPKIHSFEFNRGYIESLDGDVMGNIDGRIFQSQRIEFRVLEKQLSFAFLDI, encoded by the coding sequence GTGCATAAAAATAATAGTAATTTAAAGATAAGATTTATAATTAGCTCTAAGTCTGGTAAAGACGACCAAGCAGATGACCTTGAACGTGCAATAAATAAGGCCTTTGCTGAAGCAGGATGTGAAAGCCCTAATATAGTAATTACTCAGCATGAAGCTCATATAACTGAGGCTGCTAGCGAGTGGGCAGAACGCTTTGGTAGTGAAGGGCTTGTATACATTTGTGGTGGTGATGGTGCTCTCAATGAGTGCGCCAGTGCTTTATATCAAACTGAATGTAGCATGGGCTTAATTCCTACTGGTACAGGTAATGATTTCGCCAAAACTTTGTACAACACAAGATATGAGAGTGAAATTCTGGACAAGGTTATAAAGGCTTCAACTAAACCTCATTTGAGAAAAATTGATTTAATAGAAATTAATAATGAAGAAATTTGCGTGAACGCTTTATCTTTAGGCTTTGATACTATAATCCTAGAAGGTGCATATGGTGTACTTAATAAATGGCCTAAATTAGGCAAAGTGGCCTATCTAATATCTGTATTTAAAAACTTGTTTGCAAGGAAAAATTTTAACTATAAATATAGTTTCTTTAATAACGATGGGAAAGAGTACTCTGGAAAGATTAAGGCTAGTGTAGCTGTAATGGCGAATGGCCAGTTTTACGGGAGTGGATTTAGACCGACCCCTAACGCGAAACTTGATGATGGATTGGCGAACTTGTTATTTGGTGAAAATATTAAAGCTAGCGATGTTATTAAATTGGCAAGCAAATATAAAAAAGGAACTCATTTATCACATCCTAAAATTCATAGCTTTGAGTTTAATAGAGGCTATATAGAAAGTCTAGATGGAGATGTTATGGGGAATATAGATGGTAGAATTTTTCAGAGTCAGCGCATTGAGTTTAGAGTGTTAGAAAAACAATTAAGCTTTGCTTTTTTAGATATATAA